The Synechococcus sp. HK05 region GCGCTGGAGCCACTGCTGCTGCAGGCCGAACCACTGCTGCAGGCCCAACCCTCCCGCCAGAGCGCTTGCACCAGTTGGCGACCGTTCAGCCACGATCCACCCCGAGAGCGCACCAGCACGCTGAGGTGGTGTGGCAGGCGCCCTTGCTGGTCACTGGCCAGCGGATCCGGGCCACTGAGTTCGACCCCAGGCCGTTCAAGAAGGGCTTCAACCAGGCGATCGCGCAGCGCAGCGGTGGGATCCACTCCGCCATGGGCTAACAGCCGATCGGCAGCCAACTGCAGCGCGGCCTCAAAGCCGGCGATCAGCGCCACGGGCTCCGTACCGGCCCGCACGCCGCCTTCCTGGCCACCACCGGCCTGGCACGGCTGCAGCGTCACGCCATCCCGCACCACCAGGGCGCCGATGCCCCGGGGACCCTGCAGCTTGTGGGCCGCCAGGCTGAGCAGGTCCACCGGGAGGTCCGCAACCCGCACGGGCAGGTGACCCACCACCTGGACCGCATCCACATGCAGCAGCACACCGGCGGCACGGCAGAGCGTGCCAATCGTGTGGAGAGGCTGCAGGGTTCCCACCTCGCTCTGGCCCCAAATCAGCGACACGAGCCGGGTGGGTGGTGCCAGCAACCGTTCGAGCACCTCCAGATCAACCGCGCCCACGCGATCCACCGGCACCGCAGCAACCTCCCAACCCCGCTGCTGCATGGCGACGGCCGCCGCCGCTGTGGCGGGATGCTCCACGGCAGAGATCACCAGCCGGGGTCGCACCCCAGCCTGCACCTGGGCCTCAAGAGCAGGTGCACTGCCCAACAGCGCCAGATGGATCGATTCCGTGCCGCCTGAGGTGAACACGAGCCGTTCGCTGCGGCAGCCGAGTAACGCCGCCAGCCCCTGGCGGGAGCGCTCCAGCTGTTCCGCCGCTGCCAGGCCAAAACCGTGCAGGCTGGAGGGATTCCCCCACGCCTCGGCCTGCACCATCGCCATCCTCTCGGCCACCTCAGGCGCCAGCGGTGTGGTGGCGCAGCAATCGAGATAGTGGCTGAGGGGCTGGTGCGGCATCGCCTCAGCCGCTGAGACCGCTGTCGCGCTCGAAGCGGGCGCGGGTGCGGGATTCCAGGGTATTGGTGGCCAGCGTCACCAGATCATCGAGGGAACTGCCGTTGAGTAGCGCTTCCACGCGGGCGCGGGCCTCGGCACTGGGGCAGTTCTCCGGGCGAATGCAGCCGTTGGTGCACACCGTGGCGCAATCGATTTCGGGTGCTGCCGCGGGAGCGCTGGCCGGAGTGGTGGCCACGGGTGCTGAGGCAGGCATCCGCGCCGCCTCGGCCTGACGGCGAGAGTCCGCCACCGCGCGCGGGTCGGGGATCAGCCCATCGAACACATGCTCGGCCGGGCCATCCATGAACACCTTGCCGCTAGCGGCGTCCCAATGGATCTGCAGCGGGCCGCCGGGCAGATCCACCCGGGCGCGGCGCTCGCACAGGCCGAGGCTGTGGCTGGCCACCAGGGTGGCGCAGGCGCCGGTGCCGCAGGCAAGGGTGGGGCCGGCGCCCCGCTCCCACACCCGCATCAGCAGGTGATCCGGCGCGATCACCTCCACAAAGTGCACGTTGGTTTTGGCCGGGAAGGTGGGATGCACCTCGAACTGGCCGCCGAAGCGCTCCAGATCGATCTCCTCCACCGCCGGCACCGGGATCACCACATGGGGGTTACCCATGCCGGCCGCCGCCACGGCAAAACGCTCGCCCTCGATCTCCAGCTCGCCCTGGGGCAGACCGGCTTCACCCACCGGCAAGGTGGTGGGCACCTGGGCCGGCTCCAGAAAAGGCGCACCCATGTCCACGCGGATCGTTCCATCCGCCAGCAGCTCCGGCACGATCCGGCCGGCGAGGGTGTCGATCTGCCAGGTGCGGCCGGGGCCATCGCCATCGCGATCGGCGAGGAAGCGGGCCAGGCAGCGGATGCCGTTGCCGCACATCTCCGGCTCGGTGCCATCGGCGTTGAAGATGCGCATGCGCAGCTCACCGCCGTTGTTGGGCGGCAGCGCCAGGATCACGCCATCGCCGCCCACGCCGAAGCGGCGATCGCAGAGCTCGATCACCAGCTCAGGCGTGAGCCCGAACACAAAATCCGGGTCGCTGACGCTGCGGCCATCGAGCATCAGGAAGTCGTTGCCCAGCCCCTGGTATTTGCTGAAGCTCAGTTCAGCCTGAAGCGAGCTGAACGGGGTCTTGCTGGGGGACGACACGCGCGGCAGCCTGCCTGGGCAGGCATGAGGTTGAGGCAAATCCTATGGGGAGCAGCATGGAGAACCGCTCGGCGCCGTTCGACACCTCCCAGCCTGGAATCCGCCAGCTGCAGAGCTGGATTCGCGACCGCACCAACCTGGCGGTGCAACTGCTCGATGGCACCAACCTCACAGGTGTGCCCCGCTGGGTGGATGCCGACTTCCTCGCCCTCGACCCCAGCAGCGGCGGGGAGCTGATGCTGGTGAATCGCCATGCCATCGCCCTGCTGCGCGCTCTGCTTTGAGGGCTGTGGGAGCATCGCCCCATCGCCCCTTGTCACCCCAGCCCGTCCGTGAGCGAGAGCAGCCGCTACCAACCCCAGGCGATCGAAACCGGCTGGCAACGGGCCTGGCGAGAGAACGGCCTGCATGACACGCCAGAGCTGAAGCCCGGCGACGACGCCTTCTACGCCCTGTCGATGTTCCCCTATCCCTCGGGGAACTTGCACATGGGCCATGTGCGCAACTACGTGATCACCGATGTGGTGGCGCGGGTGCAGCGGCTGCGCGGCAAAAAGGTGCTGCACCCGATGGGCTGGGATGCCTTTGGCCTGCCGGCGGAAAACGCGGCGATCGAGCGGGGCGTGGATCCCGGCGCCTGGACCGACCAGAACATCGCCTCGATGCGCGAGCAGCTCAACCAGCTGGGCCTCTCCATCGATTGGGATCGCGAAGTAGCCACCTGCCACGCCGATTACTACCGCTGGACCCAGTGGCTGTTCCTTCAGTTCCTCGAGTCCGGGCTGGCGTATCAAAAAGACGCGACGGTCAACTGGGACCCCATTGATCAAACCGTGCTCGCCAATGAGCAGGTGGACAGCGAGGGCCGCTCCTGGCGCTCCGGCGCCCTGGTGGAGAAGCGCAAGCTGCGCCAGTGGTTCCTCAAGATCACCGATTACGCCCAGCAACTGCTCGACGACCTGAGCAAGCTCGAGGGCTGGCCGGAGCGGGTGCGCACGATGCAGGCCAACTGGATTGGCCGCAGCACCGGCGCCGAGCTGCAGTTCAGCGTGGTGGATGCCAAGGGCAACGACACGGACGAGCGGATCACCGTGTTCACCACCCGGCCCGACACGATCTTCGGCGCCTCCTATGTGGTGCTGGCACCGGAGCATCCGCTGGTGGCACAGCTCACTACGGCTGACCAGGAGATCGCCGTGGAGGCGTTCTGCGATCTGGTGTCGCGTCAAAGCGAACAGGAACGCACCGCCGAAGACAAGCCCAAGCGCGGCGTGCCGATTGGCGCCCAGGTACGCAACCCCGCCAACGGCG contains the following coding sequences:
- a CDS encoding cysteine desulfurase family protein, which codes for MPHQPLSHYLDCCATTPLAPEVAERMAMVQAEAWGNPSSLHGFGLAAAEQLERSRQGLAALLGCRSERLVFTSGGTESIHLALLGSAPALEAQVQAGVRPRLVISAVEHPATAAAAVAMQQRGWEVAAVPVDRVGAVDLEVLERLLAPPTRLVSLIWGQSEVGTLQPLHTIGTLCRAAGVLLHVDAVQVVGHLPVRVADLPVDLLSLAAHKLQGPRGIGALVVRDGVTLQPCQAGGGQEGGVRAGTEPVALIAGFEAALQLAADRLLAHGGVDPTAALRDRLVEALLERPGVELSGPDPLASDQQGRLPHHLSVLVRSRGGSWLNGRQLVQALWREGWACSSGSACSSSGSSASAVLLAMGYDPAAASAGLRISLGPWHGPALLERLPAALDRARATL
- the dapF gene encoding diaminopimelate epimerase, which codes for MSSPSKTPFSSLQAELSFSKYQGLGNDFLMLDGRSVSDPDFVFGLTPELVIELCDRRFGVGGDGVILALPPNNGGELRMRIFNADGTEPEMCGNGIRCLARFLADRDGDGPGRTWQIDTLAGRIVPELLADGTIRVDMGAPFLEPAQVPTTLPVGEAGLPQGELEIEGERFAVAAAGMGNPHVVIPVPAVEEIDLERFGGQFEVHPTFPAKTNVHFVEVIAPDHLLMRVWERGAGPTLACGTGACATLVASHSLGLCERRARVDLPGGPLQIHWDAASGKVFMDGPAEHVFDGLIPDPRAVADSRRQAEAARMPASAPVATTPASAPAAAPEIDCATVCTNGCIRPENCPSAEARARVEALLNGSSLDDLVTLATNTLESRTRARFERDSGLSG